Proteins from a genomic interval of Acanthopagrus latus isolate v.2019 chromosome 7, fAcaLat1.1, whole genome shotgun sequence:
- the acvr1ba gene encoding activin A receptor type 1Ba: protein MALKRIALPLLALCGLVAVGNALRCNCTNCEKQGYECETDGACMASTYFIQGKEQHVRICINRDNLVPPGQPFYCLSAEGLLNTHCCYEDYCNSIDLKVPVPTTEVWSGPGGSWGPVELVAVIAGPVFLLCVLLMVGVFLFQYHQRAYSHRQRLEVEDPSCDHLYLAKDKTLQDLIYDMSTSGSGSGLPLFVQRTVARTIVLQEIIGKGRFGEVWRGKWRGGDVAVKIFSSREERSWFREAEIYQTIMLRHENILGFIAADNKDNGTWTQLWLVSDYHEHGSLFDYLNRYSVTIEGMIKLALSAASGLAHLHMEILGTQGKPGIAHRDLKSKNILVKKNGMCAIADLGLAVRHESITDTIDIAPNQRVGTKRYMAPEVLDETINMKHFDSFKCADIYALGLVYWEIARRCNAGGIHEEYQLPYYDLVPSDPSIEEMRKVVCDQKLRPNVPNWWQSYESLRVMGKIMRECWYANGAARLTALRIKKTLSQLSVEEDVKM from the exons ATGGCTCTAAAACGAATTGCCCTGCCGCTGCTGGCCCTGTGCGGGCTGGTGGCTGTCGGTAATG CTCTACGTTGTAACTGCACAAACTGTGAGAAGCAAGGCTATGAGTGCGAGACAGATGGCGCCTGCATGGCCTCCACATACTTCATCCAGGGGAAGGAGCAACACGTACGCATCTGTATTAACCGGGACAATCTGGTCCCCCCTGGACAGCCCTTCTACTGTCTGAGCGCTGAAGGCCTGCTCAACACACATTGCTGCTATGAAGATTACTGCAACAGTATTGACCTGAAAGTCCCTG TCCCAACAACAGAAGTATGGTCGGGCCCAGGGGGCTCCTGGGGGCCGGTGGAACTGGTGGCGGTCATCGCAGGGCCAGTGTTCCTACTCTGCGTGCTGCTGATGGTCGGAGTATTTCTGTTCCAGTATCATCAGAGGGCTTACAGCCACAGGCAGAGGCTGGAGGTTGAGGACCCATCCTGTGACCATCTGTACTTGGCCAAGGACAAGACCCTGCAGGACCTCATCTATGACATGTCCACCTCTGGATCAGGATCTG gtTTGCCCCTGTTTGTGCAGCGGACGGTGGCTAGAACCATTGTGCTACAGGAGATAATAGGAAAAGGACGTTTTGGGGAGGTGTGGAGAGGGAaatggaggggaggagatgtGGCGGTGAAGATCTTCTCATCCAGAGAGGAGCGCTCCTGgttcagagaggcagagatcTACCAGACAATCATGCTGCGCCACGAAAATATCCTGGGATTCATAGCAGCAGACAATAAAG ACAATGGCACATGGACTCAGCTGTGGCTGGTGTCAGACTATCACGAGCATGGCTCTCTTTTCGACTACCTGAACCGCTACTCTGTCACCATCGAGGGCATGATTAAACTGGCCCTGTCTGCTGCCAGCGGCCTGGCACACCTACACATGGAGATCCTCGGCACTCAGG GTAAACCTGGCATTGCTCACCGTGACCTCAAGTCTAAAAATATCCTGGTCAAGAAGAATGGCATGTGTGCTATAGCTGACCTCGGCCTGGCAGTCCGCCACGAGTCCATCACAGACACAATCGATATAGCACCGAACCAGCGCGTGGGCACTAAGAG GTATATGGCTCCAGAAGTCTTGGACGAAACCATCAACATGAAACACTTTGATTCCTTTAAGTGTGCTGACATTTACGCGCTGGGTCTGGTGTACTGGGAGATTGCACGTCGCTGTAATGCAGGAG gtATCCACGAGGAGTACCAGCTGCCCTACTACGACCTGGTGCCCTCTGACCCCTCCATAGAGGAGATGAGGAAGGTGGTGTGTGACCAGAAACTGAGGCCCAATGTGCCCAACTGGTGGCAGAGTTACGAG TCACTGCGTGTGATGGGCAAGATCATGAGGGAGTGCTGGTACGCCAACGGAGCAGCCAGACTGACTGCCCTGCGCATCAAGAAGACCCTGTCTCAGCTCAGCGTGGAGGAGGATGTCAAGATGTGA
- the acvrl1 gene encoding serine/threonine-protein kinase receptor R3: protein MGSSALLTLVLAGTLLWISAIHADSENAGKLLCTCENAKNTCVNGTCRGNYCFYSWVKGFEERGCFIDNYREQCFASLPKFFIYCCRENYCNSVTTPPPNINGDTTTTPPDISRPELWIAVSLLLFIMTISVCGLVLFLRFRRAHCRLKNAEDHDVTMRKVPSGDDPTYGEIYDEFCTSGSGTGLPYLVQRTMARQISLVECVGKGRYGEVWRGTWMGESVAVKIFSSRDEQSWFRETEIYNTVQLRHDNILGFIASDMTSKNSSTQLWLVTHFHELGSLYDFLQYSSLEPESCLRMCLSVACGLVHLHTEIVSSQEKPAIAHRDLKSRNILVKRNGQCCIADLGLAVIHSQSHDYLDVGNNPRVGTKRYMAPEVLDETIRTDVFESYKQTDIWALGLVFWEISRRTIVNGIVEEYRPPFFDLVPLDPSFEEMKKVVCVDQQRPSLHNRLHSHPILTAVVKIMKECWYQSPQARLTALRVRKTLSKLDHDSDFSIEKLKRDV, encoded by the exons ATGGGAAGCTCTGCTCTGCTTACACTGGTGCTAGCTGGGACACTGCTGTGGATCTCTGCTATCCATGCAG ACTCTGAAAACGCAGGGAAACTCCTGTGCACATGTGAGAATGCCAAAAACACATGTGTGAATGGAACTTGCAGAGGAAACTACTGCTTCTACTCCTGGGTTAAAGGCTTTGAGGAGCGGGGCTGTTTCATAGATAACTACAGGGAGCAGTGCTTCGCCTCCTTGCCGAAATTCTTCATCtactgctgcagagagaatTACTGCAACTCCGTCACCACACCACCTCCAAACATAA ATGGAGACACGACGACAACGCCCCCAGATATCAGCCGTCCGGAGTTGTGGATCGCTGTGTCTTTGCTGCTGTTCATCATGACTATCAGTGTGTGTGGCCTGGTGTTGTTCCTGCGCTTCAGACGTGCACACTGCAGactgaaaaatgctgaagaCCATGATGTGACCATGCGTAAGGTCCCCAGTGGAGATGACCCAACATATGGC GAAATCTATGATGAGTTTTGTACGTCAGGGAGTGGGACAGGGCTGCCCTATCTGGTCCAGAGGACTATGGCCAGACAAATCTCACTTGTGGAATGTGTCG GAAAAGGCAGGTATGGGGAGGTGTGGAGGGGAACTTGGATGGGGGAAAGTGTGGCTGTCAAGATCTTCTCCTCCAGGGACGAGCAGTCCTggttcagagagacagagatctACAATACAGTACAGCTGCGACACGACAATATACTGG GTTTCATCGCCTCTGACATGACATCCAAGAATTCCAGCACCCAGCTGTGGCTTGTCACCCACTTTCATGAGCTGGGCTCACTCTACGACTTCCTGCAGTACAGCAGCTTGGAGCCCGAGAGCTGCCTGAGGATGTGCCTGTCTGTGGCCTGTGGTCTGGTCCACCTCCACACAGAGATTGTCAGCTCCCAGGAGAAGCCAGCCATCGCCCACAGAGACCTGAAAAGCCGAAACATCCTGGTAAAGCGCAACGGACAATGCTGCATCGCTGATCTAG GTTTGGCTGTCATACACTCTCAGTCCCATGATTACCTCGATGTGGGCAACAACCCTCGTGTGGGAACCAAGCGCTACATGGCCCCAGAGGTGCTGGATGAGACTATTCGTACGGATGTCTTTGAGTCCTACAAGCAAACCGACATCTGGGCACTGGGCCTTGTCTTCTGGGAAATTAGCAGAAGGACCATTGTCAATG ggaTTGTGGAAGAGTACCGTCCTCCCTTTTTTGACCTGGTGCCATTAGATCCTAGCtttgaggagatgaagaaggtgGTTTGTGTCGACCAGCAGAGGCCCAGTCTGCACAACAGGCTCCATTCGCATCCT ATCCTTACAGCCGTTGTGAAGATCATGAAAGAGTGTTGGTACCAGAGCCCACAAGCCCGCCTCACAGCCCTGCGGGTGCGGAAGACGCTCTCCAAACTGGACCACGACAGCGACTTCAGCATTGAGAAACTCAAGCGGGACGTCTAG